A window of the Gemmatirosa kalamazoonensis genome harbors these coding sequences:
- the kduD gene encoding 2-dehydro-3-deoxy-D-gluconate 5-dehydrogenase KduD has protein sequence MNASLESLFSLEGRRALVTGASRGLGRGMAEALASAGADVVCASSKPGGAAETAEAVRAMGRTAWEVDADLADRDAVLAMAERAERLAGGIDVLVNNGGTIRRHPAVDHPLADWDAVLRTNLDAVFLLSQRLGRGMIERGAGKIVNVASLLSFSGGITVPGYTASKHAVAGVTKALANEWARFGVQVNAIAPGYFATDNTERLRADETRFAEISARIPAARWGDPQDLAGAVIFLASRASDYVNGHVLVVDGGWMAR, from the coding sequence GTGAACGCATCGCTCGAATCGCTGTTCTCGCTCGAGGGCCGGCGCGCGCTCGTCACCGGCGCGAGCCGCGGGCTCGGACGCGGCATGGCGGAGGCGCTCGCGAGCGCCGGCGCCGACGTCGTGTGCGCGAGCTCGAAGCCCGGCGGCGCCGCGGAGACCGCGGAAGCGGTGCGCGCGATGGGCCGTACGGCGTGGGAGGTGGACGCGGATCTCGCCGACCGCGACGCGGTGCTCGCGATGGCCGAGCGCGCGGAGCGGCTCGCGGGGGGGATCGACGTCCTCGTGAACAACGGCGGCACGATCCGGCGCCACCCGGCCGTCGACCATCCGCTCGCCGACTGGGACGCGGTGCTGCGCACGAACCTCGACGCGGTGTTCCTCCTCTCGCAGCGGCTCGGCCGCGGCATGATCGAGCGCGGCGCGGGGAAGATCGTCAACGTCGCGTCGCTGCTCTCGTTCAGCGGCGGCATCACGGTGCCCGGCTACACGGCGAGCAAGCACGCGGTGGCCGGCGTGACGAAGGCGCTGGCGAACGAGTGGGCGCGGTTCGGCGTGCAGGTGAACGCGATCGCGCCGGGCTACTTCGCCACCGACAACACCGAGCGGCTGCGTGCCGACGAGACGCGCTTCGCCGAGATCAGCGCGCGGATTCCCGCCGCGCGGTGGGGCGACCCGCAGGACCTCGCCGGCGCGGT